Proteins found in one Anaeromicrobium sediminis genomic segment:
- a CDS encoding aminotransferase: protein MKIRDFGVEIWMNLYENNCEYNLAETCVESLTVKELLQIAGKEEEVIENILNMKLTYGAIEGAIPLRKGIASLYKKAKLNNISVTHGAIGANELALMTLVEPHDRVISVLPTYQQHYSIPESIGADVKILKLLPENNFLPDLDELRSYANEKTKLICINNPNNPTGSLMDESFLKEIIEIARSIDAYILSDEVYRGLNHNGQSFSASIADLYEKGISTGSMSKTFSLAGLRIGWICGPEEFIEMINRRRDYNTISCGMIDEYLAGIALENKEKIIGRNLGILRNNIKILDKWIAQEPKLSYVKPKAGTTAFVKYDFDIPSEEFCEKLLKETGVMFVPGKAMDMEGFIRIGYANNAQVIEDGLKKVSQFLKDL, encoded by the coding sequence AAAGAATTACTTCAAATAGCAGGGAAAGAAGAAGAAGTCATTGAAAATATTTTGAATATGAAACTAACTTATGGTGCCATTGAAGGGGCAATTCCCCTTAGAAAAGGAATTGCATCTCTTTATAAAAAAGCAAAGCTTAATAATATTTCTGTTACTCATGGAGCCATTGGTGCAAATGAGCTAGCATTAATGACTTTGGTAGAACCCCATGATCGTGTAATATCTGTATTACCCACTTATCAGCAACATTATTCCATTCCAGAATCTATTGGAGCTGATGTGAAAATATTAAAGCTTTTACCTGAGAATAATTTCTTACCTGATTTAGATGAATTAAGAAGTTATGCAAATGAAAAAACAAAATTAATTTGTATTAACAATCCCAATAATCCTACAGGGTCATTAATGGATGAATCTTTTCTTAAAGAAATTATTGAAATTGCCCGATCTATAGATGCATATATTTTGTCAGATGAAGTATATAGGGGATTGAATCATAATGGACAGAGCTTTTCTGCATCTATTGCGGATTTATATGAAAAGGGAATCAGTACGGGAAGCATGTCTAAGACCTTTTCTTTAGCAGGCCTTCGAATTGGTTGGATTTGTGGACCTGAGGAATTTATTGAAATGATTAATAGAAGAAGGGACTACAATACTATTAGTTGTGGTATGATCGATGAGTATTTGGCAGGAATTGCTTTAGAAAATAAGGAAAAAATTATTGGAAGAAATTTAGGTATTCTAAGAAATAATATTAAAATATTAGATAAATGGATTGCACAAGAGCCGAAGCTTAGCTATGTGAAGCCAAAGGCAGGAACCACTGCTTTTGTTAAATATGATTTTGATATACCCTCGGAGGAATTTTGCGAAAAACTATTAAAAGAAACAGGGGTCATGTTTGTTCCTGGCAAAGCTATGGATATGGAAGGTTTTATTAGAATCGGCTATGCTAATAATGCCCAAGTTATAGAGGACGGATTGAAAAAGGTATCTCAATTCCTGAAAGATTTATAG
- a CDS encoding ferritin family protein, whose amino-acid sequence MEKFICKVCGYVHEGAEAPEACPQCKAPKAQFVAQSQTDLSWADEHFVGVAKDVDQEILEGLRQNFMGECTEVGMYLAMSRQADREGFPEVAEAYKRIAWEEAEHAAKFAELLGEVVTDSTKKNLQMRVDAEHGACMGKKELATKAKKLNLDAVHDTVHEMCKDEARHGMAFKGLLERYFGK is encoded by the coding sequence ATGGAAAAATTTATTTGTAAAGTATGTGGATATGTACATGAAGGAGCAGAAGCACCAGAGGCCTGTCCTCAGTGTAAAGCACCAAAGGCGCAATTCGTAGCACAATCTCAAACAGATTTAAGCTGGGCAGATGAGCACTTTGTAGGAGTAGCTAAAGATGTAGACCAAGAGATATTAGAAGGATTAAGACAAAACTTCATGGGAGAATGTACAGAAGTAGGAATGTACTTAGCTATGAGCCGTCAAGCAGATAGAGAAGGATTCCCAGAAGTAGCAGAAGCATATAAGAGAATTGCATGGGAAGAAGCAGAGCATGCTGCTAAATTTGCAGAGTTATTAGGAGAAGTAGTAACAGATTCTACTAAGAAAAACTTACAAATGAGAGTAGATGCAGAGCATGGAGCATGTATGGGTAAAAAAGAATTAGCAACTAAAGCTAAGAAATTAAACTTAGATGCAGTTCATGACACTGTACATGAAATGTGTAAAGATGAAGCAAGACATGGAATGGCATT